One part of the Enterococcus sp. DIV1094 genome encodes these proteins:
- the murQ gene encoding N-acetylmuramic acid 6-phosphate etherase → MNIDLDKLTTECRNQKTFGLDEMSVAEAARLMNQEDHEVAKAVAKELPSIEPVIEAAIASFKKEGRLIYMGAGTSGRLGVLDAAECVPTFGVSPEMVVGLIAGGEAAMTVAVEGAEDSLELGKEDLIRLNLTENDLVVGIAASGRTPYVIGGLDYARSIGAKTATISCNKEAEISQHADFPIEVDAGPEFLTGSTRLKSGTAQKLILNMISTISMIGIGKVFNNLMVDVKPTNEKLVERSKRIIMEATEADYETAEKYFHEAEQNVKLAIVMLLTNSDKETAKRKLAEADGFVKRTL, encoded by the coding sequence ATGAATATCGATTTAGATAAATTAACAACAGAATGTAGAAATCAAAAAACATTTGGCTTAGATGAAATGAGTGTTGCAGAAGCGGCTCGTTTAATGAATCAAGAAGACCACGAAGTTGCTAAGGCAGTCGCAAAAGAATTACCAAGTATTGAACCAGTGATTGAAGCAGCGATTGCTTCTTTTAAAAAAGAGGGGCGCTTGATTTATATGGGTGCTGGGACAAGCGGTCGATTAGGCGTATTGGATGCTGCGGAGTGTGTACCAACGTTTGGCGTTTCACCTGAAATGGTCGTTGGTTTGATTGCAGGTGGCGAAGCGGCTATGACGGTCGCAGTTGAAGGCGCTGAAGATTCACTTGAATTAGGGAAAGAAGATTTGATCCGGTTGAACTTGACAGAAAATGATTTGGTCGTAGGTATCGCTGCTAGTGGTCGTACGCCTTATGTGATTGGCGGGCTAGATTATGCCCGTTCGATTGGTGCAAAAACAGCGACGATTTCTTGTAACAAAGAGGCTGAAATCAGTCAACATGCTGATTTTCCGATTGAAGTGGATGCCGGACCAGAATTTTTAACAGGTTCGACACGTTTGAAATCTGGAACTGCTCAGAAATTGATTTTGAATATGATTTCTACAATCAGTATGATCGGTATCGGAAAAGTATTCAATAATCTCATGGTCGACGTTAAGCCAACAAATGAAAAATTAGTCGAACGTTCGAAACGGATCATCATGGAAGCGACAGAAGCGGATTATGAAACAGCGGAAAAATACTTTCATGAAGCGGAACAAAATGTTAAACTAGCCATCGTTATGTTATTGACGAATAGTGACAAAGAAACAGCAAAAAGAAAACTAGCTGAGGCAGACGGCTTTGTAAAACGAACGTTGTAA
- a CDS encoding DUF871 domain-containing protein, whose product MFGFSVFMNQEMSDETKVYIHEMAEKGFLGIFTSMHIPEDDASAYKRRLTELGKVAKSHGLELMVDISGKALELAGFSLENLAPLKEIGVTGLRMDYHLSNEQIAKWSHQLKISLNASTITEQDVQELKEAGADFNQMEAWHNYYPRPETGLDKSWYKRKNQWLVEQGFTVQGFVPGDEVLRGPLYKGLPTLEEHRNQHPLAAALDLASCGTDLIYIGDGGLSLTAREQFDYYQETGGILLHVALLDTQFGPTILGTHTNRQDEAKSVVRSADARFKEIPHIPVRQTDERIKGTITLDNERYLRYMGEIQLMKEDLPADEKVNCVARVISADLPLIQHIHAGTIYKFICKEGIEK is encoded by the coding sequence ATGTTTGGATTTTCTGTATTTATGAATCAAGAAATGTCTGATGAAACGAAAGTGTATATCCATGAGATGGCGGAGAAAGGATTTCTCGGTATTTTTACCTCGATGCATATTCCAGAAGATGATGCTTCAGCATATAAAAGGCGTTTGACGGAACTTGGAAAAGTAGCGAAATCACACGGATTGGAATTGATGGTCGATATATCGGGGAAGGCATTAGAGTTGGCAGGTTTCTCCTTAGAAAATCTTGCGCCACTAAAAGAGATTGGTGTGACAGGTCTGCGGATGGATTATCATCTATCGAATGAGCAGATTGCGAAGTGGTCGCATCAATTAAAAATCAGTTTGAATGCAAGTACGATCACTGAACAAGATGTGCAAGAGTTAAAAGAAGCGGGTGCTGATTTTAATCAGATGGAAGCTTGGCACAATTATTATCCACGTCCGGAAACAGGTTTGGACAAATCTTGGTACAAGCGAAAAAATCAATGGTTAGTAGAGCAAGGATTTACAGTCCAAGGCTTTGTACCTGGTGATGAGGTGTTGAGAGGACCGCTATACAAAGGACTTCCGACGTTAGAAGAGCATCGTAATCAACATCCTTTAGCAGCCGCACTAGACTTGGCTTCATGCGGAACAGATCTGATCTATATTGGGGATGGCGGACTTTCACTGACTGCGCGCGAACAATTTGACTATTACCAAGAAACAGGCGGTATCTTATTGCATGTCGCATTGCTAGATACACAATTTGGACCAACCATTTTAGGCACACATACGAATCGACAAGATGAAGCTAAATCAGTCGTGCGTAGCGCGGATGCTCGATTTAAGGAAATTCCTCATATTCCTGTTCGTCAAACTGATGAGCGGATAAAGGGGACGATCACGTTAGATAATGAAAGGTATCTGCGCTACATGGGAGAAATCCAATTGATGAAAGAAGATTTACCAGCAGATGAAAAGGTCAATTGTGTGGCACGAGTGATCTCGGCTGATTTACCGTTGATCCAACATATCCACGCAGGGACGATCTATAAATTTATATGTAAAGAAGGAATTGAGAAATGA
- a CDS encoding lipase family protein, with product MDQNRYLSKFIYQLESGKVNYGDKPLGTNHIVIETLNTDKDKIGNESRPKKNSTQAMVVAEIKDEFKKFNDNELRKVPGFPDSVITKNLTIAYAGTTSAKDWQTNIVEIGLSIKHPDGAFVSALNYAREIEKQYPKSDGYTISTTGHSLGGAKALFVAALNGYDSVTYGAAGPGVAIVVALLDNHPGTLINIYDTSDAVTNEFFTGGKGMIPINSFGIDNSGWEDFGHSLDQFKTDEKGNYIDKHGQIIVYADGNGGILLAPTLWQQTLLKNEARIKLLAVSGEHTLDEIKRLKEENEWLKVQIKEFLTLQELRQKLTGSGGGLSQSEKIYLEDSQALAVVRTAASKFDEAMVNVRVIYQNGITELEELWNDWLGRIRNYTPHLTYNEVIETLAEVDCTKWEIVDEPTQEFRDKIRQIDQLSEQFQSLADEITQKINEMVARDKELANQLFGV from the coding sequence ATGGATCAAAATAGATACTTATCTAAATTTATATATCAATTAGAAAGTGGCAAGGTAAATTATGGCGATAAACCTCTTGGAACAAACCATATCGTTATAGAAACTTTAAATACAGATAAAGACAAAATCGGTAATGAATCTCGACCAAAGAAAAATAGTACGCAGGCAATGGTAGTAGCAGAAATTAAAGATGAATTCAAAAAATTTAATGATAATGAATTAAGAAAAGTACCTGGTTTCCCCGACTCCGTCATCACCAAAAATCTTACGATTGCCTATGCTGGCACGACTTCGGCCAAAGATTGGCAAACAAACATTGTGGAAATTGGTCTAAGTATAAAACATCCAGATGGAGCATTTGTCTCCGCTCTGAACTATGCCCGTGAAATTGAAAAGCAGTATCCCAAATCGGATGGCTATACAATCTCAACGACGGGGCACTCGTTAGGTGGAGCAAAAGCACTTTTTGTCGCAGCGCTCAATGGTTATGACAGCGTGACGTACGGTGCGGCAGGACCAGGGGTTGCTATAGTAGTAGCATTATTGGATAATCATCCCGGTACCTTGATCAATATCTACGACACTTCGGATGCCGTCACGAATGAATTTTTTACTGGTGGGAAAGGGATGATTCCAATCAATAGTTTTGGAATCGATAATTCGGGCTGGGAAGATTTTGGCCATTCGCTGGATCAATTCAAAACTGATGAAAAGGGAAATTACATCGATAAGCATGGCCAGATCATCGTATACGCCGATGGCAATGGGGGTATCTTATTAGCCCCAACTTTGTGGCAACAAACACTTTTGAAAAACGAAGCAAGGATCAAACTACTAGCAGTCAGTGGTGAGCATACGCTAGATGAAATCAAGCGTTTGAAAGAAGAAAATGAGTGGCTCAAAGTTCAAATCAAAGAATTCTTGACATTACAAGAGTTACGGCAGAAGCTGACTGGAAGTGGCGGCGGGCTTTCTCAATCAGAAAAAATTTATTTAGAGGATAGTCAAGCGTTGGCTGTAGTGCGGACCGCAGCAAGTAAATTTGATGAGGCGATGGTTAATGTTCGCGTGATTTACCAAAACGGGATCACGGAGTTGGAAGAGTTGTGGAATGACTGGTTGGGAAGAATACGCAATTATACGCCCCATTTGACGTATAACGAGGTAATTGAAACATTAGCCGAAGTTGATTGTACAAAATGGGAGATCGTCGATGAGCCAACCCAGGAATTTAGGGATAAAATCCGCCAGATCGATCAGCTGTCGGAACAGTTTCAATCGCTTGCTGATGAAATTACCCAAAAAATCAATGAGATGGTGGCACGTGACAAAGAATTAGCGAATCAATTGTTTGGCGTATAA